The Microbacterium horticulturae genome has a window encoding:
- a CDS encoding IS1595 family transposase, with product MIERPVEGVHYPGSLPEMRRWFASEATCADYLDWLRWPDGFCCPWCAGVTEWMPQTAGHRCGDCGRRVTATSGTVFHNTRTPLSVWFEAAWLMMTSKQGVSALELQRVTGLGSYQTAWAMLHKLRTTMSQEGRDLLTGRVEVDEALYGGFSPGKRGRAPGGKILVAAAIERHGRRLGRARMRLLPSASARDLAAFVQATLAPGSVLVTDGWVAYPAVARAAHLAHEPHAVTGSAAAAHELLPGVHRVFSLSKRVLEGTLQDGVQVTHLQAYLDEFVFRFNRRTARERGLLFLRLLEGAVASQPTRYRDLVAEPKPRNRPQPPAVARTLPTGLTETPRDRPWRQAA from the coding sequence ATGATTGAGCGTCCTGTTGAGGGAGTTCATTATCCGGGCTCCTTGCCGGAGATGCGGCGCTGGTTCGCGTCGGAGGCGACCTGTGCCGACTATCTGGACTGGCTGCGCTGGCCAGACGGGTTCTGCTGCCCGTGGTGTGCGGGAGTGACCGAATGGATGCCGCAGACCGCCGGTCACCGCTGCGGTGATTGTGGGCGGCGGGTCACGGCGACGTCGGGAACGGTGTTCCACAACACTCGGACACCGTTGTCGGTGTGGTTCGAAGCAGCGTGGCTGATGATGACCTCCAAACAAGGAGTGTCAGCTCTGGAACTGCAGCGGGTGACCGGGCTGGGCAGCTATCAGACCGCGTGGGCCATGCTGCACAAGCTGCGCACCACGATGTCGCAGGAAGGACGCGACCTGCTGACCGGCCGCGTCGAGGTCGACGAAGCACTCTATGGCGGTTTCTCGCCGGGGAAGCGGGGACGTGCGCCGGGCGGAAAGATACTCGTGGCCGCGGCAATAGAACGCCACGGTCGCCGGCTCGGGCGGGCACGGATGCGGCTCCTGCCCTCAGCGTCCGCACGGGATCTCGCCGCGTTCGTTCAGGCGACGCTCGCTCCCGGATCGGTGCTGGTCACCGACGGGTGGGTGGCCTACCCGGCCGTGGCCCGTGCCGCGCATCTGGCGCATGAACCGCATGCCGTGACCGGTTCTGCCGCTGCCGCGCATGAGCTGCTGCCCGGGGTGCACCGGGTGTTCTCGCTGAGTAAGCGCGTGCTGGAAGGGACCCTGCAAGACGGGGTCCAGGTCACGCACCTGCAGGCATATCTCGACGAGTTCGTGTTCCGGTTCAACCGGCGAACGGCACGAGAGCGCGGGCTCCTGTTCCTACGGCTCCTGGAAGGCGCGGTCGCCAGCCAGCCCACCCGCTACCGAGACCTCGTCGCCGAGCCGAAGCCCCGCAACCGTCCACAGCCACCAGCGGTCGCTCGGACCCTGCCGACCGGGCTGACCGAAACACCCCGCGACCGCCCCTGGCGACAAGCCGCATAA
- a CDS encoding MBL fold metallo-hydrolase — protein MRVTKHEHAALLVESNGKGLIIDPGAYSNPFTDLHDIVAIVITHEHADHWTPQHLDRILKQTGPLPIYGPAGVAVAVSDYDVTVVEPGDRITVDPFTLEFFGGRHAIIHESIPVVDNVGVLVDDQFYYPGDSYAVPEGHDVALLAAPIGAPWLKIGEAMDFVLAVAPRRAFGTHDMTVSALGLRNGRDRLTWATAQGGGEFLELDPGDTADI, from the coding sequence ATGCGAGTCACCAAGCACGAACACGCCGCTCTCCTGGTCGAGTCCAACGGCAAGGGTCTCATCATCGACCCGGGCGCATACTCGAATCCGTTCACGGATCTGCACGACATCGTCGCGATCGTCATCACCCACGAGCACGCCGACCACTGGACGCCCCAGCATCTCGACCGCATCCTCAAGCAGACCGGCCCGCTGCCCATCTACGGCCCCGCGGGCGTCGCCGTCGCGGTATCCGACTACGACGTCACGGTCGTCGAACCGGGTGACCGGATCACCGTCGATCCCTTCACCCTCGAGTTCTTCGGCGGCAGGCACGCGATCATCCACGAGTCCATTCCGGTGGTCGACAACGTCGGAGTGCTCGTCGACGACCAGTTCTACTACCCCGGCGACTCGTACGCCGTCCCCGAGGGGCACGACGTCGCACTACTGGCAGCGCCCATCGGGGCGCCCTGGCTGAAGATCGGCGAGGCGATGGACTTCGTGCTCGCAGTCGCACCGCGTCGTGCGTTCGGCACCCACGACATGACGGTCTCGGCGCTGGGTCTGCGCAACGGTCGTGACCGCCTCACCTGGGCGACAGCGCAAGGCGGCGGCGAGTTCCTCGAACTCGACCCCGGCGACACGGCTGACATCTGA